A genomic window from Scomber scombrus chromosome 18, fScoSco1.1, whole genome shotgun sequence includes:
- the cog1 gene encoding conserved oligomeric Golgi complex subunit 1 isoform X3, with the protein MAEDPALSLRVSEIKDPAVLFERYNTEEIRRIERKVRGEIEQKKEELRQMVGERYRDLIDAADTIGEMRQCSESVVQSIQDMHQYCHSLKQARAAVSSCGQERQRQWQEKFYTMASQIKLLLEIPERIWSAMEASQYLQATQLYLLCCNLHSLLQLEAATGGHYSPVLARFPILVRQVATTGHFRSTILLDSRSLLRGRAVSDQAIAEALVSTMLLEGSSPRQALADFLLARKASIHQLLNQPQHGAGIKAQVCSLVELLVTTLFQAYAVFYLPPEGGPRPGEGVLSCGMLFSILENVTSTTPAAKSSRRVLQEETSTGSWFKYLPSSITEFQPALRTLAKPIQSEQLRDTLQQWINTCKEDICRGVGSLLVYVKSLKGLAAIRDAVWDLLSTDSISQHWNTVCQRLLERPLAVWDDFLQQLFLQRLQAITKDETEAISTSSVQLLTSAVRDLEVQATQTSSGTNTGSGRSAQYEVDVASFLWSESPGDLLSDAGWVNVTQRAQQQQRSGLAMKTQALTPCVQNFCSSMDAKLKARLDDLQHYLPSQDTGSDSISVTVSSSGPSEGSPASSFNRFTDSPAVEEALREGCLACVRHILSSIRSELTAASPDPSPACLSSVLFMARLCQSMGELCPNLKHCILGKQTGSETMAKGTPRQGKKLGKARAAAEVSPAQAKWAGLKEELLNCSMEAYRIWSCALSKVLLGKFGTALHAESAGAILTTATNWEDLEIQEEAESGNSVTSKIRLPVQPSWFVQSLLFQLCVEVNRVGGHALPRPTLQELLQTCLNQALQHYNSLTQQARSKEGVFPMTQNRALQLLFDLRYLSTTLSSKPEEGKSSRSQQDPRISEVCDWLESFIDPFDLDVFTAPLNANLNRLSQRTSVLLGLLAGSEKQFSSRSSGVNSQEPYNILPLTSSQIRFGLLPLSMSNVRKSKSISRVSDVPHQPQAHPSSTAHSDSFRPGSLFRQLADQDEDTAAPSLFKLSWLSGMAK; encoded by the exons ATGGCCGAGGATCCTGCGCTGTCTCTCCGGGTGTCGGAGATCAAGGACCCGGCGGTTCTCTTCGAGCGCTACAACACCGAGGAGATCCGCCGGATCGAACGCAAAGTCCGCGGGGAGATCGAGCAGAAGAAGGAGGAGCTGAGGCAGATGGTAGGGGAGCGTTACCGGGACCTGATCGACGCCGCAGACACCATCGGAGAGATGAGACAGTGCTCCGAGAGCGTCGTGCAGTCCATCCAGGACATGCACCAGTACTGCCACAGCCTGAAACAAGCCAGAGCCGCTGTGAGCAGCTGCGGACAGGAG AGGCAGAGGCAGTGGCAGGAGAAGTTCTACACTATGGCTTCTCAGATCAAGCTACTCTTGGAGATTCCAGAGCGCATCTGGAGCGCAATGGAGGCATCACAGTACCTCCAGGCCACTCAGCTCTACCTGCTGTGCTGCAACCTGCACAGtttgctgcagctggaagctgcTACAGGGGGACACTACAGCCCTGTCCTGGCCCGCTTCCCCATCCTGGTCCGGCAGGTAGCCACCACAGGACACTTCAG GTCCACCATTCTCCTGGACAGCAGGTCTCTGCTGCGGGGCCGGGCGGTGTCAGACCAGGCCATTGCAGAGGCCCTGGTGTCCACTATGCTGCTGGAGGGCAGCTCACCACGCCAGGCCCTGGCTGACTTCTTGTTGGCTCGCAAGGCCTCCATCCATCAGCTGCTCAACCAACCACAACACG GTGCTGGGATCAAGGCTCAGGTGTGCAGCCTGGTGGAGCTGCTGGTGACCACTCTGTTCCAGGCCTACGCTGTCTTCTACCTGCCCCCAGAGGGAGGCCCCAGGCCAGGAGAGGGAGTGCTGAGCTGTGGCATGCTCTTCTCTATCCTGGAGAACGTCACTTCCACCACACCTGCAG CTAAAAGCAGCAGGAGAGTGTTGCAGGAAGAGACGAGTACAGGCAGCTGGTTTAAGTACCTGCCTTCCTCCATCACCGAGTTCCAGCCCGCCCTTCGCACCCTGGCTAAGCCAATCCAGAGCGAGCAGCTCCGTGACACCCTGCAGCAGTGGATCAATAC CTGTAAGGAGGACATCTGTCGTGGTGTTGGGAGCCTGCTGGTCTATGTGAAGAGCCTGAAGGGATTGGCTGCCATTAGAGACGCTGTGTGGGACCTCCTGTCCACAGACTCCATCAGTCAGCACTGGAACACTGTGTGCCAGCGCCTGCTGGAGCGCCCCCTGGCTGTGTGGGACGACTTCCTGCAGCAGCTTTTCCTTCAGCGCCTGCAG GCCATCACCAAAGATGAAACTGAAGCCATCTCGACGAGCTCTGTCCAGCTCCTCACCTCAGCTGTGAGGGATCTGGAGGTCCAGGCCACCCAGACTTCTTCAGGTACTAACACTGGCTCAGGCCGCAGCGCCCAGTACGAGGTAGATGTGGCTTCCTTCTTGTGGTCGGAGTCTCCAGGGGATCTGCTGAGCGATGCAGGGTGGGTTAACGTTACCCAACGggcgcagcagcagcagaggagcgGTCTTGCCATGAAGACCCAGGCCCTGACACCCTGCGTTCAGAACTTCTGCTCCTCCATGGACGCAAAGCTAAAGGCCAGGCTTGATGACCTCCAACACTACCTTCCATCCCAGGACACAG GGTCTGACTCCATCTCTGTCACAGTATCATCCTCTGGACCCAGCGAGGGCTCACCAGCGTCCTCGTTCAACCGCTTCACAGACTCTCCGGCGGTGGAGGAGGCTTTACGTGAAGGCTGCCTGGCCTGCGTCCGCCACATCCTGTCCTCCATCCGCTCCGAACTGACCGCAGCATCTCCGGACCCCAGCCCCGCCTGCCTCAGTTCGGTCCTTTTCATGGCCAGACTGTGCCAGTCCATGGGTGAACTCTGTCCCAACCTGAAGCACTGCATCTTGGGAAAACAAACGGGGTCCGAAACCATGGCCAAGGGGACCCCCAGGCAGGGGAAGAAGCTGGGCAAAGCCAGGGCCGCCGCGGAGGTTAGCCCGGCTCAGGCCAAGTGGGCAGGTCTGAAGGAGGAGCTTCTCAACTGCAGCATGGAGGCCTACCGAATCTGGAGCTGCGCCCTCTCCAAA GTGCTGCTGGGTAAGTTTGGCACAGCTCTTCATGCTGAGTCAGCTGGTGCCATCCTAACAACAGCAACTAACTGGGAGGATCTGGAGATCCAAGAAGAAGCCGAGTCGGGGAACAGCGTCACATCTAAAATCCGTCTTCCGGTCCAG CCGTCGTGGTTTGTCCAGTCGCTGctgttccagctgtgtgtggAGGTGAACAGGGTGGGGGGCCACGCTCTGCCCCGGCCCACCCTGCAGGAGCTGCTACAGACCTGCCTGAATCAGGCCCTGCAACACTACAACAGCCTCACACAGCAGGCCCGCAgcaag GAAGGTGTATTCCCCATGACTCAGAACAGAGCTTTGCAGTTGTTGTTTGACCTTCGTTACCTCAGCACCACACTGAGCAGCAAACCAGAGGAGGGCAAGAGCTCCAGATCCCAACAAGACCCGAG GATCAGCGaggtctgtgattggctggagAGCTTCATCGACCCCTTTGACCTGGACGTGTTCACAGCGCCGCTGAACGCCAACCTCAACCGCCTGTCCCAGAGGACCTCG GTGCTGCTGGGGCTGCTCGCAGGCTCAGAGAAGCAGTTTTCCTCACGGAGCAGCGGCGTGAACTCCCAGGAGCCTTACAACATCCTGCCACTGACCAGCAGTCAGATCAG GTTCGGACTGCTTCCTCTCAGCATGTCGAATGTGCGGAAATCCAAGTCGATCAGCAGAGTCTCTGATGTTCCTCACCAGCCG CAGGCTCATCCATCCTCCACAGCACACAGTGACAGCTTCCGGCCAGGCAGCCTGTTCAGACAGCTCGCAGATCAGGATGAAGACACAGCAGCTCCATCTTTATTCAAACTCAGCTGGCTGTCTGGCATGGCCAAATAA
- the cog1 gene encoding conserved oligomeric Golgi complex subunit 1 isoform X2, translated as MAEDPALSLRVSEIKDPAVLFERYNTEEIRRIERKVRGEIEQKKEELRQMVGERYRDLIDAADTIGEMRQCSESVVQSIQDMHQYCHSLKQARAAVSSCGQESQRQRQWQEKFYTMASQIKLLLEIPERIWSAMEASQYLQATQLYLLCCNLHSLLQLEAATGGHYSPVLARFPILVRQVATTGHFRSTILLDSRSLLRGRAVSDQAIAEALVSTMLLEGSSPRQALADFLLARKASIHQLLNQPQHGAGIKAQVCSLVELLVTTLFQAYAVFYLPPEGGPRPGEGVLSCGMLFSILENVTSTTPAAKSSRRVLQEETSTGSWFKYLPSSITEFQPALRTLAKPIQSEQLRDTLQQWINTCKEDICRGVGSLLVYVKSLKGLAAIRDAVWDLLSTDSISQHWNTVCQRLLERPLAVWDDFLQQLFLQRLQAITKDETEAISTSSVQLLTSAVRDLEVQATQTSSGTNTGSGRSAQYEVDVASFLWSESPGDLLSDAGWVNVTQRAQQQQRSGLAMKTQALTPCVQNFCSSMDAKLKARLDDLQHYLPSQDTGSDSISVTVSSSGPSEGSPASSFNRFTDSPAVEEALREGCLACVRHILSSIRSELTAASPDPSPACLSSVLFMARLCQSMGELCPNLKHCILGKQTGSETMAKGTPRQGKKLGKARAAAEVSPAQAKWAGLKEELLNCSMEAYRIWSCALSKVLLGKFGTALHAESAGAILTTATNWEDLEIQEEAESGNSVTSKIRLPVQPSWFVQSLLFQLCVEVNRVGGHALPRPTLQELLQTCLNQALQHYNSLTQQARSKEGVFPMTQNRALQLLFDLRYLSTTLSSKPEEGKSSRSQQDPRISEVCDWLESFIDPFDLDVFTAPLNANLNRLSQRTSVLLGLLAGSEKQFSSRSSGVNSQEPYNILPLTSSQIRFGLLPLSMSNVRKSKSISRVSDVPHQPAHPSSTAHSDSFRPGSLFRQLADQDEDTAAPSLFKLSWLSGMAK; from the exons ATGGCCGAGGATCCTGCGCTGTCTCTCCGGGTGTCGGAGATCAAGGACCCGGCGGTTCTCTTCGAGCGCTACAACACCGAGGAGATCCGCCGGATCGAACGCAAAGTCCGCGGGGAGATCGAGCAGAAGAAGGAGGAGCTGAGGCAGATGGTAGGGGAGCGTTACCGGGACCTGATCGACGCCGCAGACACCATCGGAGAGATGAGACAGTGCTCCGAGAGCGTCGTGCAGTCCATCCAGGACATGCACCAGTACTGCCACAGCCTGAAACAAGCCAGAGCCGCTGTGAGCAGCTGCGGACAGGAG AGCCAGAGGCAGAGGCAGTGGCAGGAGAAGTTCTACACTATGGCTTCTCAGATCAAGCTACTCTTGGAGATTCCAGAGCGCATCTGGAGCGCAATGGAGGCATCACAGTACCTCCAGGCCACTCAGCTCTACCTGCTGTGCTGCAACCTGCACAGtttgctgcagctggaagctgcTACAGGGGGACACTACAGCCCTGTCCTGGCCCGCTTCCCCATCCTGGTCCGGCAGGTAGCCACCACAGGACACTTCAG GTCCACCATTCTCCTGGACAGCAGGTCTCTGCTGCGGGGCCGGGCGGTGTCAGACCAGGCCATTGCAGAGGCCCTGGTGTCCACTATGCTGCTGGAGGGCAGCTCACCACGCCAGGCCCTGGCTGACTTCTTGTTGGCTCGCAAGGCCTCCATCCATCAGCTGCTCAACCAACCACAACACG GTGCTGGGATCAAGGCTCAGGTGTGCAGCCTGGTGGAGCTGCTGGTGACCACTCTGTTCCAGGCCTACGCTGTCTTCTACCTGCCCCCAGAGGGAGGCCCCAGGCCAGGAGAGGGAGTGCTGAGCTGTGGCATGCTCTTCTCTATCCTGGAGAACGTCACTTCCACCACACCTGCAG CTAAAAGCAGCAGGAGAGTGTTGCAGGAAGAGACGAGTACAGGCAGCTGGTTTAAGTACCTGCCTTCCTCCATCACCGAGTTCCAGCCCGCCCTTCGCACCCTGGCTAAGCCAATCCAGAGCGAGCAGCTCCGTGACACCCTGCAGCAGTGGATCAATAC CTGTAAGGAGGACATCTGTCGTGGTGTTGGGAGCCTGCTGGTCTATGTGAAGAGCCTGAAGGGATTGGCTGCCATTAGAGACGCTGTGTGGGACCTCCTGTCCACAGACTCCATCAGTCAGCACTGGAACACTGTGTGCCAGCGCCTGCTGGAGCGCCCCCTGGCTGTGTGGGACGACTTCCTGCAGCAGCTTTTCCTTCAGCGCCTGCAG GCCATCACCAAAGATGAAACTGAAGCCATCTCGACGAGCTCTGTCCAGCTCCTCACCTCAGCTGTGAGGGATCTGGAGGTCCAGGCCACCCAGACTTCTTCAGGTACTAACACTGGCTCAGGCCGCAGCGCCCAGTACGAGGTAGATGTGGCTTCCTTCTTGTGGTCGGAGTCTCCAGGGGATCTGCTGAGCGATGCAGGGTGGGTTAACGTTACCCAACGggcgcagcagcagcagaggagcgGTCTTGCCATGAAGACCCAGGCCCTGACACCCTGCGTTCAGAACTTCTGCTCCTCCATGGACGCAAAGCTAAAGGCCAGGCTTGATGACCTCCAACACTACCTTCCATCCCAGGACACAG GGTCTGACTCCATCTCTGTCACAGTATCATCCTCTGGACCCAGCGAGGGCTCACCAGCGTCCTCGTTCAACCGCTTCACAGACTCTCCGGCGGTGGAGGAGGCTTTACGTGAAGGCTGCCTGGCCTGCGTCCGCCACATCCTGTCCTCCATCCGCTCCGAACTGACCGCAGCATCTCCGGACCCCAGCCCCGCCTGCCTCAGTTCGGTCCTTTTCATGGCCAGACTGTGCCAGTCCATGGGTGAACTCTGTCCCAACCTGAAGCACTGCATCTTGGGAAAACAAACGGGGTCCGAAACCATGGCCAAGGGGACCCCCAGGCAGGGGAAGAAGCTGGGCAAAGCCAGGGCCGCCGCGGAGGTTAGCCCGGCTCAGGCCAAGTGGGCAGGTCTGAAGGAGGAGCTTCTCAACTGCAGCATGGAGGCCTACCGAATCTGGAGCTGCGCCCTCTCCAAA GTGCTGCTGGGTAAGTTTGGCACAGCTCTTCATGCTGAGTCAGCTGGTGCCATCCTAACAACAGCAACTAACTGGGAGGATCTGGAGATCCAAGAAGAAGCCGAGTCGGGGAACAGCGTCACATCTAAAATCCGTCTTCCGGTCCAG CCGTCGTGGTTTGTCCAGTCGCTGctgttccagctgtgtgtggAGGTGAACAGGGTGGGGGGCCACGCTCTGCCCCGGCCCACCCTGCAGGAGCTGCTACAGACCTGCCTGAATCAGGCCCTGCAACACTACAACAGCCTCACACAGCAGGCCCGCAgcaag GAAGGTGTATTCCCCATGACTCAGAACAGAGCTTTGCAGTTGTTGTTTGACCTTCGTTACCTCAGCACCACACTGAGCAGCAAACCAGAGGAGGGCAAGAGCTCCAGATCCCAACAAGACCCGAG GATCAGCGaggtctgtgattggctggagAGCTTCATCGACCCCTTTGACCTGGACGTGTTCACAGCGCCGCTGAACGCCAACCTCAACCGCCTGTCCCAGAGGACCTCG GTGCTGCTGGGGCTGCTCGCAGGCTCAGAGAAGCAGTTTTCCTCACGGAGCAGCGGCGTGAACTCCCAGGAGCCTTACAACATCCTGCCACTGACCAGCAGTCAGATCAG GTTCGGACTGCTTCCTCTCAGCATGTCGAATGTGCGGAAATCCAAGTCGATCAGCAGAGTCTCTGATGTTCCTCACCAGCCG GCTCATCCATCCTCCACAGCACACAGTGACAGCTTCCGGCCAGGCAGCCTGTTCAGACAGCTCGCAGATCAGGATGAAGACACAGCAGCTCCATCTTTATTCAAACTCAGCTGGCTGTCTGGCATGGCCAAATAA
- the cog1 gene encoding conserved oligomeric Golgi complex subunit 1 isoform X1 has translation MAEDPALSLRVSEIKDPAVLFERYNTEEIRRIERKVRGEIEQKKEELRQMVGERYRDLIDAADTIGEMRQCSESVVQSIQDMHQYCHSLKQARAAVSSCGQESQRQRQWQEKFYTMASQIKLLLEIPERIWSAMEASQYLQATQLYLLCCNLHSLLQLEAATGGHYSPVLARFPILVRQVATTGHFRSTILLDSRSLLRGRAVSDQAIAEALVSTMLLEGSSPRQALADFLLARKASIHQLLNQPQHGAGIKAQVCSLVELLVTTLFQAYAVFYLPPEGGPRPGEGVLSCGMLFSILENVTSTTPAAKSSRRVLQEETSTGSWFKYLPSSITEFQPALRTLAKPIQSEQLRDTLQQWINTCKEDICRGVGSLLVYVKSLKGLAAIRDAVWDLLSTDSISQHWNTVCQRLLERPLAVWDDFLQQLFLQRLQAITKDETEAISTSSVQLLTSAVRDLEVQATQTSSGTNTGSGRSAQYEVDVASFLWSESPGDLLSDAGWVNVTQRAQQQQRSGLAMKTQALTPCVQNFCSSMDAKLKARLDDLQHYLPSQDTGSDSISVTVSSSGPSEGSPASSFNRFTDSPAVEEALREGCLACVRHILSSIRSELTAASPDPSPACLSSVLFMARLCQSMGELCPNLKHCILGKQTGSETMAKGTPRQGKKLGKARAAAEVSPAQAKWAGLKEELLNCSMEAYRIWSCALSKVLLGKFGTALHAESAGAILTTATNWEDLEIQEEAESGNSVTSKIRLPVQPSWFVQSLLFQLCVEVNRVGGHALPRPTLQELLQTCLNQALQHYNSLTQQARSKEGVFPMTQNRALQLLFDLRYLSTTLSSKPEEGKSSRSQQDPRISEVCDWLESFIDPFDLDVFTAPLNANLNRLSQRTSVLLGLLAGSEKQFSSRSSGVNSQEPYNILPLTSSQIRFGLLPLSMSNVRKSKSISRVSDVPHQPQAHPSSTAHSDSFRPGSLFRQLADQDEDTAAPSLFKLSWLSGMAK, from the exons ATGGCCGAGGATCCTGCGCTGTCTCTCCGGGTGTCGGAGATCAAGGACCCGGCGGTTCTCTTCGAGCGCTACAACACCGAGGAGATCCGCCGGATCGAACGCAAAGTCCGCGGGGAGATCGAGCAGAAGAAGGAGGAGCTGAGGCAGATGGTAGGGGAGCGTTACCGGGACCTGATCGACGCCGCAGACACCATCGGAGAGATGAGACAGTGCTCCGAGAGCGTCGTGCAGTCCATCCAGGACATGCACCAGTACTGCCACAGCCTGAAACAAGCCAGAGCCGCTGTGAGCAGCTGCGGACAGGAG AGCCAGAGGCAGAGGCAGTGGCAGGAGAAGTTCTACACTATGGCTTCTCAGATCAAGCTACTCTTGGAGATTCCAGAGCGCATCTGGAGCGCAATGGAGGCATCACAGTACCTCCAGGCCACTCAGCTCTACCTGCTGTGCTGCAACCTGCACAGtttgctgcagctggaagctgcTACAGGGGGACACTACAGCCCTGTCCTGGCCCGCTTCCCCATCCTGGTCCGGCAGGTAGCCACCACAGGACACTTCAG GTCCACCATTCTCCTGGACAGCAGGTCTCTGCTGCGGGGCCGGGCGGTGTCAGACCAGGCCATTGCAGAGGCCCTGGTGTCCACTATGCTGCTGGAGGGCAGCTCACCACGCCAGGCCCTGGCTGACTTCTTGTTGGCTCGCAAGGCCTCCATCCATCAGCTGCTCAACCAACCACAACACG GTGCTGGGATCAAGGCTCAGGTGTGCAGCCTGGTGGAGCTGCTGGTGACCACTCTGTTCCAGGCCTACGCTGTCTTCTACCTGCCCCCAGAGGGAGGCCCCAGGCCAGGAGAGGGAGTGCTGAGCTGTGGCATGCTCTTCTCTATCCTGGAGAACGTCACTTCCACCACACCTGCAG CTAAAAGCAGCAGGAGAGTGTTGCAGGAAGAGACGAGTACAGGCAGCTGGTTTAAGTACCTGCCTTCCTCCATCACCGAGTTCCAGCCCGCCCTTCGCACCCTGGCTAAGCCAATCCAGAGCGAGCAGCTCCGTGACACCCTGCAGCAGTGGATCAATAC CTGTAAGGAGGACATCTGTCGTGGTGTTGGGAGCCTGCTGGTCTATGTGAAGAGCCTGAAGGGATTGGCTGCCATTAGAGACGCTGTGTGGGACCTCCTGTCCACAGACTCCATCAGTCAGCACTGGAACACTGTGTGCCAGCGCCTGCTGGAGCGCCCCCTGGCTGTGTGGGACGACTTCCTGCAGCAGCTTTTCCTTCAGCGCCTGCAG GCCATCACCAAAGATGAAACTGAAGCCATCTCGACGAGCTCTGTCCAGCTCCTCACCTCAGCTGTGAGGGATCTGGAGGTCCAGGCCACCCAGACTTCTTCAGGTACTAACACTGGCTCAGGCCGCAGCGCCCAGTACGAGGTAGATGTGGCTTCCTTCTTGTGGTCGGAGTCTCCAGGGGATCTGCTGAGCGATGCAGGGTGGGTTAACGTTACCCAACGggcgcagcagcagcagaggagcgGTCTTGCCATGAAGACCCAGGCCCTGACACCCTGCGTTCAGAACTTCTGCTCCTCCATGGACGCAAAGCTAAAGGCCAGGCTTGATGACCTCCAACACTACCTTCCATCCCAGGACACAG GGTCTGACTCCATCTCTGTCACAGTATCATCCTCTGGACCCAGCGAGGGCTCACCAGCGTCCTCGTTCAACCGCTTCACAGACTCTCCGGCGGTGGAGGAGGCTTTACGTGAAGGCTGCCTGGCCTGCGTCCGCCACATCCTGTCCTCCATCCGCTCCGAACTGACCGCAGCATCTCCGGACCCCAGCCCCGCCTGCCTCAGTTCGGTCCTTTTCATGGCCAGACTGTGCCAGTCCATGGGTGAACTCTGTCCCAACCTGAAGCACTGCATCTTGGGAAAACAAACGGGGTCCGAAACCATGGCCAAGGGGACCCCCAGGCAGGGGAAGAAGCTGGGCAAAGCCAGGGCCGCCGCGGAGGTTAGCCCGGCTCAGGCCAAGTGGGCAGGTCTGAAGGAGGAGCTTCTCAACTGCAGCATGGAGGCCTACCGAATCTGGAGCTGCGCCCTCTCCAAA GTGCTGCTGGGTAAGTTTGGCACAGCTCTTCATGCTGAGTCAGCTGGTGCCATCCTAACAACAGCAACTAACTGGGAGGATCTGGAGATCCAAGAAGAAGCCGAGTCGGGGAACAGCGTCACATCTAAAATCCGTCTTCCGGTCCAG CCGTCGTGGTTTGTCCAGTCGCTGctgttccagctgtgtgtggAGGTGAACAGGGTGGGGGGCCACGCTCTGCCCCGGCCCACCCTGCAGGAGCTGCTACAGACCTGCCTGAATCAGGCCCTGCAACACTACAACAGCCTCACACAGCAGGCCCGCAgcaag GAAGGTGTATTCCCCATGACTCAGAACAGAGCTTTGCAGTTGTTGTTTGACCTTCGTTACCTCAGCACCACACTGAGCAGCAAACCAGAGGAGGGCAAGAGCTCCAGATCCCAACAAGACCCGAG GATCAGCGaggtctgtgattggctggagAGCTTCATCGACCCCTTTGACCTGGACGTGTTCACAGCGCCGCTGAACGCCAACCTCAACCGCCTGTCCCAGAGGACCTCG GTGCTGCTGGGGCTGCTCGCAGGCTCAGAGAAGCAGTTTTCCTCACGGAGCAGCGGCGTGAACTCCCAGGAGCCTTACAACATCCTGCCACTGACCAGCAGTCAGATCAG GTTCGGACTGCTTCCTCTCAGCATGTCGAATGTGCGGAAATCCAAGTCGATCAGCAGAGTCTCTGATGTTCCTCACCAGCCG CAGGCTCATCCATCCTCCACAGCACACAGTGACAGCTTCCGGCCAGGCAGCCTGTTCAGACAGCTCGCAGATCAGGATGAAGACACAGCAGCTCCATCTTTATTCAAACTCAGCTGGCTGTCTGGCATGGCCAAATAA